The Nitrospiria bacterium region GTCCTGGTAGGCCTTGTGGGATTGGGGTTTATTATGGTATTCGGTGCCCAGGATTTACCCCGTGTTGGTAATCCCGCCTCTCCGGCCAATACCCATATCTCCCCCGCCTACCTTCGACAAAGCCTGAAAGAGACCCAAACCCCCAATGTGGTCACATCCGTGCTGATGGATTACCGTTCCATGGACACCCTGATCGAAACCACTGTAATTTTTACTGCAGGAATTGCAACCAGTCTGCTCTTAAGAAGGAAACCGGAATGATCTTCCCCCACGATAGCACCATTGTAAAAACACTCAGTCGCATTTTGATTCCGGTAATACAGCTTTACGCGGTCTACCTCATTTTTCATGCCCAGTACAGTCCGGGAGGAGGATTTGTGGGGGGGGTTCTATTCGGGGTGAGCCTGATTTTAACGGTACTGGTTTTTGGAAGCCGCTATTCCCGAGGGTTTATTGAAAGGGTGGCCTTTCGGTCCGATGGCCTGGGTTTAATGGTCTTTGGAGGAATTGGACTCCTTTGCATTCTTTGGGGTGGAGAGTTTCTCAATTACGCCGCACTTCAAATCCCCGGGTTGGAAAACCCCTCCAAGCGGGCTTTGGGAATTGTTGGAACCCAAATCGGAGTT contains the following coding sequences:
- a CDS encoding MnhB domain-containing protein; its protein translation is MIFPHDSTIVKTLSRILIPVIQLYAVYLIFHAQYSPGGGFVGGVLFGVSLILTVLVFGSRYSRGFIERVAFRSDGLGLMVFGGIGLLCILWGGEFLNYAALQIPGLENPSKRALGIVGTQIGVGIDVAVVAISIFFSLSPQENEEDTHV